One Bacillota bacterium genomic region harbors:
- a CDS encoding DUF4198 domain-containing protein — protein sequence MRETMLRVVQGHEIWVFPESYHRCRGEETRCLVFYGHAMRPEGSVQEDKLSASAFDPGGECHELRIRRDEKGHHVLRLEPGREGLWAVSVENDVGPIVVTKGGLYKNGTRLEYPDARDAGYYYQYAKNYFIAGHFCAACGDLFKQADLSFLGHELELVMAPRKYQVGDEVVLQVRYRGVLLPEVMVAATWGGWGKNDWAQRFVTNGKGQVKVPLSNSGDWLFYVRHADENRGVPGEYERRIFSATLGLTVVQEG from the coding sequence TTGAGGGAGACAATGCTAAGGGTTGTACAAGGACACGAAATATGGGTTTTTCCGGAGAGTTACCACCGGTGTCGGGGAGAAGAGACCCGGTGTCTGGTCTTTTATGGACACGCGATGCGTCCGGAAGGGTCGGTACAGGAGGATAAGCTCAGCGCCTCAGCGTTTGACCCGGGCGGCGAATGCCACGAGTTAAGGATTAGGCGTGATGAGAAGGGTCATCACGTCCTGCGCCTGGAACCGGGACGGGAAGGCTTATGGGCGGTTTCTGTGGAAAACGACGTAGGGCCTATTGTCGTAACCAAAGGGGGACTTTACAAAAACGGTACCCGCTTGGAATATCCGGATGCCCGGGATGCGGGGTACTACTACCAGTACGCCAAAAACTATTTCATTGCAGGTCATTTCTGCGCGGCGTGTGGTGACCTTTTTAAGCAGGCGGATTTAAGTTTCCTTGGGCATGAACTTGAACTGGTTATGGCGCCGCGAAAATATCAGGTGGGGGACGAGGTGGTACTTCAAGTTCGTTACCGCGGCGTGCTCTTGCCCGAGGTAATGGTTGCCGCCACATGGGGCGGATGGGGTAAAAACGACTGGGCGCAGCGGTTTGTTACAAACGGAAAGGGACAGGTCAAGGTGCCGCTTTCAAATTCGGGAGACTGGCTTTTTTACGTGCGCCACGCTGATGAAAACCGGGGCGTGCCAGGGGAGTATGAGCGGCGGATATTCAGCGCCACACTCGGCTTGACCGTTGTTCAGGAAGGTTAA
- a CDS encoding FAD-dependent oxidoreductase has protein sequence MDKVGAYICTGCGLGDALDIEALTKVATKDSKLPICKTHEFLCGPEGLALIKEDIQNEGVNGVVVVGCSPRVNTDIFDFGPEVFVDRVNIREQGIWSHPPNDEDTQMLAEDQLRMGAVKVKEAQIVEPYKFEELATAVLVVGGGLAGITTALETAKAGRKVVLVEKNDTLGGWASKLYKQVTLKPPYNELENPDINDRIQQVQNNPNIKVYTGSKMKSIAGSPGMFSANILRNSGEEVTEPVGAVVLATGAVPYDAGKLEHLGYGKFANVVTSDQLEEMAVKGKIARPSDGKEAKNVAFILCAGSRDPEHLPYCSSACCVESLRQAIYVKRQNPESAVYIFFRDLRAPGFQEYLYKRAQEEGVVFFRSENARIEENGSGLVIKAKDVLVNDNIEAAGIDLVVLATGMVPTAGLGEMIMSSLEDEEKKPGVEILTVRPDTYYVSDLLNLEYRQGTELPMLKYGFPDSHFICFPYETRRTGIFATGTVRAPMDMPNTIRDATGAALKAIQAIELTAKSVAVSPRVWDNSVTEFFMQQCTQCKRCTVECPFGAINEDEKANPLPNPTRCRRCGTCMGACPQRVISFKNYNVNQLGKMLKDVEVPDEDEEKPRIIVFCCENDAYPALDMVGIKHEATISPWIRIIPLRCMGSMNLIWVADALAKGIDGVLLLGCRHDEDYQCHFVKGSELCNVRLSKIKETLDRLALESSRVKFEAVGIMDYHRLPDIINEFAANIEEVGPNPYKGF, from the coding sequence GTGGACAAGGTAGGCGCTTATATTTGTACCGGTTGCGGGCTTGGCGACGCCCTTGATATCGAGGCCTTGACCAAGGTAGCCACCAAGGATTCAAAACTACCGATTTGCAAAACACATGAATTCCTTTGTGGCCCCGAAGGCTTGGCCTTGATTAAAGAAGACATACAAAACGAGGGTGTCAACGGGGTGGTGGTCGTCGGCTGCTCGCCGCGGGTTAATACAGACATCTTTGATTTCGGCCCCGAAGTATTTGTCGACAGGGTAAACATCCGTGAGCAGGGAATCTGGTCTCATCCACCGAATGATGAGGACACTCAGATGCTTGCCGAAGACCAGCTCCGCATGGGTGCCGTCAAGGTAAAAGAGGCTCAAATTGTGGAACCTTACAAGTTTGAAGAGCTTGCCACGGCCGTGCTGGTCGTCGGTGGGGGGCTCGCCGGCATCACCACCGCTCTTGAAACCGCAAAAGCGGGGCGGAAGGTCGTCCTAGTGGAAAAGAACGACACTTTAGGCGGCTGGGCGTCAAAGCTTTACAAGCAGGTGACGCTGAAACCGCCATACAACGAACTGGAAAACCCTGATATCAACGACCGGATTCAACAGGTCCAGAATAACCCGAACATCAAGGTTTACACGGGTTCTAAAATGAAGAGCATCGCCGGCAGTCCCGGGATGTTCAGCGCCAATATTTTACGCAATAGCGGCGAGGAAGTCACTGAACCGGTTGGCGCCGTTGTGCTTGCAACCGGCGCGGTACCGTATGACGCCGGCAAACTTGAGCACCTGGGCTACGGAAAGTTCGCCAATGTAGTTACGTCGGACCAGCTTGAGGAAATGGCCGTCAAAGGTAAGATCGCCCGTCCTTCCGACGGTAAAGAAGCGAAAAACGTGGCTTTCATTCTTTGCGCCGGCTCGCGTGATCCGGAACATCTTCCCTACTGTTCTTCCGCGTGCTGCGTCGAGTCTTTGAGACAGGCGATTTACGTGAAAAGACAGAACCCCGAATCGGCCGTGTACATCTTTTTCAGGGACTTGCGGGCGCCGGGATTCCAGGAATATCTTTATAAACGCGCCCAGGAAGAAGGGGTTGTATTCTTCCGCAGCGAAAACGCCAGGATCGAAGAAAACGGCAGCGGCCTTGTAATAAAGGCCAAAGATGTACTGGTAAACGACAACATTGAAGCCGCCGGGATCGATCTTGTGGTTCTTGCTACTGGTATGGTACCTACAGCGGGCCTTGGGGAAATGATAATGTCATCGTTGGAAGATGAAGAGAAAAAGCCGGGAGTCGAGATACTAACAGTTCGTCCCGATACTTACTATGTATCAGACCTTTTGAATCTTGAGTACCGCCAGGGCACGGAGCTGCCCATGCTCAAATATGGTTTCCCCGATTCCCACTTTATCTGCTTCCCTTACGAGACACGACGCACCGGCATTTTCGCTACGGGCACCGTACGCGCCCCCATGGACATGCCGAATACGATCAGGGACGCCACCGGCGCCGCCCTGAAGGCCATCCAGGCCATCGAATTAACCGCCAAGTCGGTCGCCGTGAGCCCGCGCGTCTGGGACAACTCCGTCACAGAGTTCTTTATGCAGCAGTGCACGCAGTGCAAGCGGTGTACGGTGGAGTGCCCGTTCGGCGCGATTAACGAGGACGAAAAGGCCAACCCGCTCCCCAATCCGACGCGCTGCCGCCGGTGCGGTACGTGTATGGGTGCCTGCCCGCAGCGGGTCATCTCGTTCAAGAATTACAACGTCAACCAACTCGGCAAGATGCTTAAGGACGTCGAGGTTCCGGACGAGGACGAAGAGAAACCGAGAATCATTGTTTTCTGTTGTGAGAATGACGCCTATCCGGCATTGGACATGGTGGGTATCAAACATGAGGCGACCATAAGTCCCTGGATCAGGATCATCCCCTTACGGTGTATGGGGTCCATGAACCTGATCTGGGTGGCGGACGCTTTGGCCAAGGGCATAGACGGCGTACTGCTCCTCGGATGCCGCCATGATGAAGACTACCAGTGCCACTTCGTAAAAGGAAGCGAGCTGTGTAACGTCCGGCTCTCTAAGATCAAGGAAACCCTCGACCGGCTGGCTCTCGAGTCCTCCCGGGTGAAATTTGAAGCAGTCGGGATTATGGACTACCATCGCCTTCCCGATATCATTAATGAGTTTGCGGCGAATATTGAAGAGGTCGGTCCCAACCCGTACAAGGGCTTTTAA
- a CDS encoding formate dehydrogenase accessory protein FdhE → MIEPVFPPNLADCYRELEKVSLPDTALSLNGGPLESTGNSIPLLECAQPVIDQEQFVLVAGQIFDLLAGYLPQMAGDLSLLKNNLPENKTDCGAMIHALLKRSGEAVNYLKNPQEIPPDVFGFAFSHVLRLYLAAYSRRLRGKYEFDTWGKGECPVCGSKPNFAKLDKDGRRYLYCGLCDTEWRFMRVACPFCGNMSPEELSFYELKEGPYRIDVCSVCRGYVKTIDLRGLEDMPPSLFWEDIKTVFLDMTVMQLGFVNKT, encoded by the coding sequence ATGATTGAGCCGGTTTTTCCCCCGAACCTTGCCGATTGTTACCGTGAGCTCGAAAAGGTATCCCTGCCGGATACGGCGCTGTCCCTGAACGGCGGGCCGTTGGAGAGTACGGGTAACAGCATACCCCTTCTCGAATGCGCTCAACCTGTAATCGATCAGGAGCAGTTCGTGTTGGTGGCGGGGCAGATTTTTGATTTGCTGGCCGGATATCTCCCTCAAATGGCGGGCGATCTGTCTCTTTTAAAGAATAACCTGCCTGAAAACAAGACTGACTGCGGAGCGATGATTCATGCGCTTCTAAAACGCAGCGGCGAAGCGGTAAATTATTTAAAAAATCCGCAGGAGATCCCGCCGGACGTTTTTGGATTCGCTTTCAGTCATGTGCTCCGGCTTTATCTTGCCGCATATTCAAGGAGGCTGCGGGGAAAATATGAGTTCGACACATGGGGGAAAGGGGAATGTCCGGTTTGCGGCAGTAAGCCGAACTTCGCCAAATTAGATAAAGACGGAAGGCGCTATCTATATTGCGGTCTTTGTGATACTGAGTGGCGATTCATGAGGGTCGCCTGTCCTTTCTGTGGAAATATGTCGCCCGAGGAATTGAGTTTCTATGAGTTAAAAGAAGGTCCTTACCGTATTGATGTATGCAGTGTTTGCAGGGGTTATGTGAAGACAATCGATTTGCGGGGGTTGGAGGATATGCCCCCAAGTTTATTCTGGGAGGACATAAAGACCGTTTTTCTGGACATGACGGTTATGCAGCTCGGATTTGTCAATAAAACTTAG
- a CDS encoding class I SAM-dependent methyltransferase, giving the protein MVIAHLTDREFWEEEWRKTRRRSGSCHGSHENDREFWDALAANYGKRRSLQDRDRLKQVTEILLAKGALHSGASVLDIGSGPGVYALLFAPHVHEVVSVDSSPKMCAVLEGQAAEHGITNITVINAAWEEIEPAKTGWGKRFDLSFASLTPAVRDPESLIKMVAASRRYCCLVEFARGYKNPVLAELWPAVTGEPYPGGSFDATYPWNYLYASGYLPDVNFIPDYWEEERPLEEAVKRYCGSFKRYMKVTPAVEEKVRRFLEARSIEGVFRRSRRGHLAVLFWGVTRN; this is encoded by the coding sequence ATGGTAATCGCACACCTGACAGACCGGGAGTTTTGGGAAGAGGAATGGCGGAAGACACGAAGACGTTCGGGATCGTGTCATGGTTCCCACGAGAACGACAGGGAGTTCTGGGACGCTCTGGCAGCTAACTATGGGAAACGCCGGAGCCTTCAGGATCGAGACCGTCTTAAACAAGTGACGGAAATTTTGCTCGCGAAAGGTGCGCTTCATTCAGGCGCATCCGTGCTGGACATAGGCTCCGGTCCCGGGGTATACGCTCTTCTTTTCGCGCCGCACGTTCACGAGGTAGTCAGTGTTGACAGTTCGCCGAAAATGTGTGCTGTCTTAGAGGGACAGGCTGCAGAGCACGGAATTACCAATATTACGGTGATTAACGCGGCCTGGGAGGAGATAGAACCGGCGAAGACAGGGTGGGGAAAGAGGTTCGACCTCAGCTTTGCTTCTTTGACCCCGGCGGTTCGAGACCCTGAAAGCTTGATTAAGATGGTTGCCGCGTCGCGACGGTATTGTTGTCTGGTAGAATTCGCACGGGGATACAAGAATCCGGTTCTCGCCGAGCTCTGGCCTGCGGTAACCGGCGAGCCGTACCCAGGTGGGAGCTTCGATGCGACATATCCGTGGAACTACCTTTATGCCTCGGGGTACCTTCCGGATGTTAATTTTATTCCTGATTATTGGGAGGAAGAGAGGCCCCTGGAAGAGGCCGTTAAACGTTACTGCGGTTCTTTCAAACGCTATATGAAGGTTACGCCCGCAGTAGAAGAGAAGGTAAGGCGGTTCTTAGAGGCCCGGAGCATAGAAGGGGTATTCCGCCGAAGCAGGCGGGGGCACCTGGCGGTTCTCTTCTGGGGCGTAACGCGTAATTAA
- a CDS encoding 4Fe-4S dicluster domain-containing protein, translating into MAIRVNPNLARTLQKFGAKTATHCFHCGNCTVVCPLSTDDNQFPRRFMRYTQLGMEEKLKNAVEPWLCYYCGDCSRLCPRQASPGEVMMSMRRYLTSLYDSTGLSLKLYTSKSFEMMTVVGLFAITFILALIIGAGAPSEHAELQKFIPRSYIIVGGMLFGAAIAAMVVKNALRMKKLIIDDAQGHYARIPTSVYTKELGTFLYHFLSQNKFSECTNRGRYVKHFLLVFGFLVFAFYAGFFVVIEIVKEWIHVGLAEGLKVAFVTGASHPLFPWGHPIRLLEYAATAAVLYVVIESFISRSGKKEPLHENSHSTDWTFLFLVGGTILTGLITHIFRNLDLAWATYITFALHLAFIVTLFVVGALLAKWAHAVYRPLALYFVKCKESALKLRQDDIM; encoded by the coding sequence GTGGCCATCAGAGTTAATCCCAACCTTGCACGGACTTTGCAAAAGTTTGGGGCCAAAACTGCTACCCATTGTTTCCACTGCGGGAACTGCACGGTCGTCTGTCCCCTTTCGACTGACGACAACCAGTTTCCGAGAAGGTTTATGAGGTACACTCAGTTGGGAATGGAGGAAAAACTTAAAAACGCCGTTGAGCCTTGGCTTTGTTACTATTGCGGCGACTGTTCCCGGCTCTGTCCCAGACAGGCCAGCCCCGGCGAAGTCATGATGTCCATGCGTCGTTACCTGACATCGCTTTACGATTCGACCGGTCTATCCTTAAAGCTTTACACCTCCAAATCCTTCGAGATGATGACCGTAGTCGGGTTGTTTGCCATTACGTTTATACTGGCACTGATAATAGGGGCAGGCGCTCCTTCCGAGCATGCGGAACTCCAGAAGTTTATCCCCCGGTCTTATATTATTGTGGGAGGCATGCTCTTTGGTGCCGCTATTGCGGCAATGGTGGTTAAGAATGCTCTTCGAATGAAGAAGCTGATAATCGACGACGCCCAAGGTCATTATGCCAGAATCCCGACCTCGGTTTACACCAAGGAACTAGGAACTTTCCTGTACCATTTCCTTTCTCAGAACAAGTTCAGCGAGTGTACGAACAGAGGCAGGTACGTCAAGCATTTCCTGTTGGTTTTCGGATTCCTGGTCTTCGCCTTTTATGCGGGTTTCTTTGTGGTTATAGAAATAGTCAAGGAATGGATCCATGTCGGACTCGCAGAAGGGTTAAAGGTCGCTTTTGTTACTGGTGCTTCACACCCGCTGTTCCCTTGGGGCCATCCGATAAGGCTTCTCGAATATGCGGCTACCGCAGCGGTCCTTTATGTGGTAATTGAATCGTTCATCAGCAGATCCGGTAAGAAAGAGCCGCTGCACGAGAATTCCCACTCCACGGACTGGACGTTCCTGTTCCTGGTAGGCGGTACGATTCTTACCGGCCTGATCACACACATATTCCGGAATCTTGACCTGGCATGGGCCACTTACATCACCTTCGCCCTGCACCTTGCTTTCATCGTCACGCTGTTTGTGGTCGGCGCCTTGCTCGCCAAGTGGGCGCACGCCGTTTACAGACCCCTTGCGCTGTATTTCGTTAAGTGCAAAGAAAGCGCGCTGAAGCTCCGGCAGGACGACATTATGTAG
- a CDS encoding CoB--CoM heterodisulfide reductase iron-sulfur subunit A family protein, with protein MGNKSILVVGGGISGITAALEASEVGYEVFLLEKRPFLGGRITQLNQYFPKLCPPNCGLEMNLKRIKNSPYVKYFTQAEVEGITGQEGDFTVQVKLAPRFVTNKCTACNKCLDVCPEGRSDDFNYGLGTTKAIYLPSMFAFPFKFVIDAQACQGTKCNKCAEVCPYGAIDLNMQPRSMTLQVGAIIWATGYNPYDVTKLTQYGSGQYKNVVTNVQMERLAAKNGPTNGQILRPSDGKPVEKIAFVQCAGSRDETNLAFCSAICCMASLKQATYVRERHPDAQISIFFIDIRALGRYEEFYNNVMNLGNITLVKGKVGTITEDATTKDVTLQAEDQEAGRLITETFDLVVLATGMDPASKNVSIDLPRTADGFVADTVPGIYGAGCSNRPQDVSGSVQDATAAALKAIQSVVGR; from the coding sequence ATGGGTAACAAGTCGATCCTGGTGGTCGGCGGAGGCATCAGCGGCATTACGGCCGCCCTTGAAGCTTCAGAGGTGGGATATGAAGTCTTTCTATTAGAAAAAAGACCTTTCCTGGGCGGCAGAATAACACAACTCAATCAGTACTTCCCCAAGCTCTGCCCGCCTAACTGCGGCCTGGAAATGAATTTGAAGCGTATCAAGAACAGCCCCTACGTCAAGTACTTCACCCAGGCTGAAGTGGAAGGGATTACCGGTCAGGAAGGCGACTTTACGGTTCAAGTAAAGCTCGCACCCCGCTTCGTCACCAACAAGTGTACCGCGTGTAATAAGTGCCTTGACGTCTGCCCGGAGGGAAGATCAGACGATTTTAATTACGGCCTCGGAACAACTAAGGCCATTTATCTGCCGAGCATGTTTGCCTTTCCTTTCAAGTTCGTGATCGACGCCCAGGCCTGCCAGGGGACCAAGTGCAACAAGTGCGCGGAGGTCTGCCCGTACGGCGCCATCGACCTGAATATGCAGCCCCGGTCTATGACGCTCCAGGTGGGCGCCATCATCTGGGCGACGGGGTACAACCCCTATGATGTCACCAAGCTCACTCAGTACGGCTCCGGTCAGTATAAAAACGTCGTCACCAACGTTCAGATGGAACGCCTGGCGGCGAAAAACGGTCCGACCAACGGACAAATTCTCCGTCCTTCGGACGGAAAACCGGTGGAAAAGATAGCTTTTGTCCAGTGCGCCGGGTCGCGCGACGAGACCAATCTGGCTTTCTGCTCCGCTATCTGCTGCATGGCTTCACTAAAGCAGGCCACCTATGTGCGTGAAAGACACCCGGACGCTCAGATTTCTATCTTCTTCATCGACATCCGCGCCCTGGGGCGCTATGAAGAGTTTTACAACAATGTAATGAACCTTGGAAACATTACCCTGGTTAAGGGTAAGGTCGGCACCATCACCGAGGATGCGACGACCAAGGACGTTACGCTTCAGGCTGAGGACCAGGAGGCTGGAAGACTGATCACCGAAACCTTCGACCTGGTTGTCCTGGCTACCGGCATGGACCCTGCTTCCAAGAACGTTTCTATCGATTTGCCGCGAACGGCCGACGGCTTCGTGGCCGATACCGTACCGGGGATCTATGGCGCCGGTTGTTCCAACCGTCCTCAGGATGTGTCCGGGTCGGTACAGGACGCAACAGCGGCGGCATTAAAAGCTATTCAATCTGTGGTGGGGAGGTAA